The following are encoded together in the Chloroflexota bacterium genome:
- a CDS encoding exonuclease SbcCD subunit D, producing MRILHFADAHIDMLNRGKHDPETGLPVRVMDFLRSLDVIVETAIEEKVDLVLFAGDAFKDRSPAPTFIREWGKRIMRLSRAGIPTVLLVGNHDLSPALGRAHALDPFNTFEVPHVHVVDRPTLLTPNDLDGLPLQIVALPWVSRSGMLAFLGDQAEGLSLEEVYSRMADLITSGVENLIEQATPELPLVLTAHASVQGAKYGAERLVMLGNDLVLPASLVKNPRWAYVALGHIHKAQDLNEGHQPPVIYPGSIERVDFGEAHEDKFFVIATIEPGKPTQVSWRKLPTRPVIDHRVTLTNEVSPTQRLIEALGPQEALEGAVVRLVVTYPQELEAHIDDAALYAHTKHALEFHLIKRPQVEARARLGNEPLERLTPLELVDKYLLARGVEGEERKALLDLAREILDRPSETAG from the coding sequence ATGCGCATTCTCCATTTTGCCGATGCCCACATCGACATGCTCAACCGGGGCAAGCACGACCCCGAAACCGGCCTGCCCGTGCGGGTGATGGATTTCCTGCGCTCGCTGGATGTCATTGTCGAGACAGCCATCGAAGAAAAGGTGGATCTGGTGCTCTTCGCGGGCGACGCGTTCAAAGACCGCTCGCCCGCCCCAACGTTCATTCGTGAGTGGGGCAAGCGCATCATGCGGCTGTCGCGGGCTGGCATTCCCACCGTGCTGCTGGTGGGCAACCATGACCTTTCGCCCGCCCTGGGCCGCGCCCATGCCCTCGACCCTTTCAATACCTTCGAAGTGCCCCATGTGCACGTCGTCGACCGGCCCACGTTGCTCACCCCCAACGACCTGGACGGCCTGCCGCTGCAAATCGTGGCCCTGCCGTGGGTTTCCCGCAGCGGCATGTTGGCCTTTTTGGGCGACCAGGCCGAAGGGCTGTCGCTGGAAGAGGTCTATAGCCGGATGGCCGACCTGATCACCAGCGGCGTGGAAAACCTCATTGAGCAGGCCACTCCCGAACTGCCCCTGGTGCTCACCGCTCATGCTTCGGTGCAGGGGGCTAAATATGGCGCAGAGCGGCTGGTTATGCTGGGCAACGACCTGGTGCTGCCCGCTTCCCTCGTCAAAAACCCCCGCTGGGCTTACGTGGCCCTCGGCCACATCCACAAGGCACAGGACCTGAACGAAGGCCATCAACCCCCTGTGATTTACCCTGGTTCCATTGAGCGGGTGGATTTTGGCGAAGCGCACGAAGACAAGTTTTTCGTGATTGCCACCATCGAGCCGGGAAAACCCACTCAGGTCTCATGGCGCAAACTACCCACTCGCCCGGTCATCGACCACCGTGTAACCCTCACCAACGAAGTCAGCCCCACGCAGCGGCTGATTGAGGCGCTCGGCCCACAAGAGGCCCTGGAGGGCGCGGTGGTGCGTCTGGTTGTGACCTACCCCCAAGAACTGGAAGCCCACATCGACGACGCTGCGCTTTATGCCCATACCAAACACGCGTTGGAATTCCACCTCATCAAGCGTCCTCAGGTGGAAGCCCGCGCCCGCCTCGGCAATGAACCCCTGGAACGCCTGACGCCTCTGGAACTGGTAGACAAATACTTGCTTGCCAGGGGGGTCGAGGGTGAAGAACGCAAGGCCTTGCTGGACCTGGCGCGGGAAATTCTGGACCGCCCCAGCGAAACCGCGGGGTAA
- a CDS encoding phosphoglucomutase/phosphomannomutase family protein codes for MPIHFGTDGWRAVISDTFTFHNLRLVAQAIADAMQADANGNEGDLTAVVGFDTRFLSDRYAREVARVLAANGIKVWLAHADAPTPAISYAVKHKGAAAGVMITASHNAPRYNGVKLKAAYGGSAPPEQARRVEVYLNDNEERGRGPNLMDYEKARKLGLLERFNPLPDYFAHLHTLIDAGRIAEGKLRAVVDSMYGSGRGVMRAFLQGTGVEVHEIRAEMNPGFGGVHPEPIARYLGALATAIASGRGDVGLATDGDADRIGAMDERGNFVDPHKIMALSLRYLAEERGLRGSVVRTVSTTRMIDRLAAKYSFTVHETPVGFNHIADYMLSENVLIGGEESGGIAFQGHIPEGDGVLMGLLMLEMLAYYREPLSALVEDLLAEVGPAHYARTDLRLRHPVSKSRMTQRLAENAPQAIGGEAVTEVSTLDGCKYILADDSWLLIRPSGTEPVLRVYAEGRSPEMVKALLAFGEHIAQEVA; via the coding sequence ATGCCCATTCACTTTGGCACCGACGGCTGGCGCGCCGTCATCTCCGACACTTTCACCTTCCACAACCTGCGCCTGGTGGCTCAAGCCATCGCCGACGCCATGCAGGCCGACGCCAACGGCAACGAAGGCGACCTGACCGCGGTCGTTGGCTTCGACACCCGCTTTCTTTCCGACCGTTACGCCCGCGAAGTGGCGCGTGTGCTGGCGGCCAACGGCATCAAGGTCTGGCTGGCGCACGCCGACGCCCCCACGCCGGCCATTTCCTACGCGGTGAAGCACAAAGGAGCGGCCGCGGGGGTGATGATCACGGCTTCCCACAACGCGCCGCGCTACAACGGCGTGAAACTCAAAGCCGCCTATGGTGGCTCGGCGCCGCCCGAACAGGCGCGCCGCGTGGAGGTTTACCTCAACGACAACGAAGAACGCGGCCGCGGCCCCAATCTGATGGATTACGAAAAAGCCCGCAAACTCGGCCTGCTGGAACGTTTCAACCCCCTGCCCGACTATTTTGCTCACCTGCACACCCTCATCGATGCCGGTCGCATTGCCGAAGGCAAGCTGCGCGCCGTGGTGGATTCCATGTACGGCTCCGGGCGGGGCGTGATGCGCGCCTTCCTGCAGGGCACGGGTGTGGAAGTGCACGAAATCCGCGCCGAGATGAACCCCGGCTTCGGCGGCGTGCATCCGGAACCCATTGCCCGTTACCTCGGCGCGCTGGCCACGGCCATTGCCAGCGGCCGCGGCGACGTGGGCCTTGCCACCGACGGCGACGCCGACCGCATTGGCGCGATGGACGAGCGCGGCAACTTCGTGGACCCGCACAAAATCATGGCCCTCAGCCTGCGCTACCTGGCCGAGGAGCGCGGTCTGCGCGGCTCGGTGGTACGCACCGTGTCCACCACCCGGATGATCGATCGCCTGGCGGCAAAATATAGCTTCACGGTGCACGAAACCCCGGTCGGCTTCAACCACATTGCCGACTACATGCTCAGCGAAAACGTCCTCATCGGCGGCGAAGAATCCGGCGGCATTGCCTTCCAGGGACACATTCCCGAAGGCGACGGCGTGCTGATGGGGCTGCTGATGCTGGAAATGCTGGCCTACTATCGCGAGCCGCTCTCCGCGCTGGTGGAAGACTTGCTGGCGGAAGTTGGCCCGGCGCACTACGCCCGCACCGATCTACGCCTGCGGCATCCGGTTTCCAAAAGCCGCATGACGCAGCGCCTGGCCGAAAACGCCCCCCAGGCCATCGGCGGGGAAGCCGTAACGGAAGTCAGCACGCTGGACGGCTGCAAATACATCCTGGCCGACGATTCCTGGCTGCTGATTCGCCCCTCGGGCACCGAGCCAGTGCTGCGGGTGTATGCCGAAGGGCGCTCGCCCGAGATGGTAAAAGCCCTACTGGCCTTCGGCGAGCATATAGCGCAAGAGGTCGCGTAG
- a CDS encoding D-2-hydroxyacid dehydrogenase — translation MIMGNPVILITLPIDETHLQPLKAAAPEAEIIVHPARDAQEVPPALWERVEILYTWSALPDPEAAPNLKWVQFHLAGIDHVADHPLIRSGKVIATTMSGAAVPQMGEYVLMMLLALGHRLPALMEAQRRKVWPQDRWQRFMPVELNTSTVGIVGYGSLGREVARLVRAFGATVLATKRDVRHPKDRGYIPTGHGDPQGAFVRRLYPPQALRSMARECDFLVVTVPLTPETRGMVNAEVFDALKPGAFLVDVSRGGVVDHEALIAALESGRLAGAALDVFPHEPLPPESPLWEMPNVILSPHIAGNTPHYHARAMKLFAANLTRYLKGQPLFNRYHPERGY, via the coding sequence ATGATCATGGGAAACCCCGTCATTTTGATCACCCTGCCCATCGATGAAACGCATTTGCAGCCGCTCAAGGCCGCCGCGCCGGAAGCCGAAATCATCGTCCACCCGGCGCGCGACGCCCAGGAAGTGCCCCCCGCGCTCTGGGAGCGGGTGGAAATCCTCTACACCTGGAGCGCCCTGCCAGACCCCGAAGCCGCGCCCAACCTGAAGTGGGTGCAATTTCACCTCGCGGGCATTGACCACGTCGCCGACCATCCGCTCATCCGCAGCGGCAAGGTCATTGCCACCACGATGAGCGGCGCGGCTGTGCCGCAAATGGGCGAATATGTGCTGATGATGCTGCTGGCCTTGGGCCACCGCCTGCCAGCGTTGATGGAAGCCCAGCGGCGCAAGGTGTGGCCCCAAGACCGCTGGCAGCGCTTCATGCCGGTGGAACTGAACACCAGCACGGTAGGCATCGTGGGCTACGGCAGCCTGGGGCGGGAAGTCGCCCGCCTGGTGCGCGCTTTTGGCGCGACCGTGCTGGCAACCAAGCGCGACGTCAGGCACCCCAAAGACCGCGGCTACATTCCCACCGGCCACGGCGACCCGCAGGGGGCTTTCGTCCGCCGCCTTTACCCACCCCAGGCCCTGCGCAGCATGGCGCGGGAGTGCGATTTCCTGGTGGTCACCGTGCCGCTCACGCCCGAAACGCGCGGCATGGTGAACGCCGAGGTGTTCGACGCCCTCAAGCCGGGCGCTTTCCTGGTCGATGTTTCTCGCGGCGGCGTGGTGGACCACGAAGCCTTGATTGCTGCGTTGGAAAGCGGGCGACTCGCCGGGGCGGCGTTAGACGTCTTCCCCCACGAACCGCTGCCCCCCGAAAGCCCTCTTTGGGAGATGCCCAACGTCATCCTTTCCCCCCACATTGCCGGCAACACCCCCCATTACCATGCCCGCGCCATGAAGTTGTTTGCTGCCAACCTGACCCGCTACCTCAAAGGGCAGCCGCTTTTCAACCGCTACCATCCCGAGCGAGGCTACTGA
- a CDS encoding DNA polymerase III subunit epsilon: MTTFVALDLETTGLDPRADEIIDIGAVRFTARRIEDEFATLVRPTGHISGFITRLTGISDAMVARAPRLDDVLDDLADFLGDAIIIGHNIRFDLGFLEAAGMVFTNEVVDTYELASVLMPSASRYGLGALGHALGIPFQATHRALDDARVNAHLYLRLAEMIDDLPLPLLANIVEMGVDAAWLGTWPFQQVLMRRTRAGERPPKSAPSLWQPEPLQVAPGAREATTEGGLDASAVTALLEPGGALEQRFPQFEHRQHQVQMAQAVSEAFDRRRHLIVEAGTGTGKSLAYLLPAAAFAWQHNTRVVISTNTKNLQDQLIQKDIPLVQEVLGKPLQAAVLKGRANYLCPHRLHALLNKRQKTPEEARVLAKVLVWLHGGGSGDRAEINLRGAAENAVWQRISADAPACTADNCMRYSSGQCPFQRARTAAEHAHLLVVNHALLLSDAATGNRVLPEYNYLIVDEAHHLESALTHALGFEITREDLRRMLSELGGPRAGLLGALAAQARGWPLAVREEIMASIDDITSRAFVLQEALNDTFRALADFMEEAREGRPLGQYAQQVRLTPAMRSQPQWEAVEIAWDDASRALANLNRALHNLREALASGRVPSDEKTLDLANELANIRQRLEESGQMLHTLIAAPEDNMVYWAELRPRGRWLALHGAPLEVGEGIRKHIWEKKETVVLTSATLTTGGEMDYLRQRLAAEDADELILGSPFDYEHAALLYVVNDIPEPNRPGYQQAVERTLTHLAKATRGRMMALFTSYAQLQRTARAIRPALEEAGLAVYEQGGGASPQALLEDFRTSDGAVLLGTRSFWEGVDIPGEALSVLVIVKLPFAVPSDPLVAARAETFEDPFNEYQLPEAILAFRQGFGRLIRTKTDRGVVVVLDKRLLSRRYGQVFLDSLPPCTRHQGPMHRLPAVASRWLARGIPETKGGGE; encoded by the coding sequence ATGACCACTTTTGTTGCCCTCGACCTGGAAACCACCGGCCTCGACCCGCGTGCGGACGAAATCATCGACATCGGTGCGGTGCGCTTCACCGCGCGGCGCATTGAAGACGAATTCGCCACCCTCGTCCGCCCAACCGGCCACATTTCCGGTTTCATCACCCGCCTGACCGGCATTAGCGACGCGATGGTCGCCCGCGCCCCGCGGCTGGACGACGTGCTCGACGACCTGGCCGACTTCCTCGGCGATGCCATCATCATCGGCCATAACATCCGCTTCGACCTGGGCTTCCTGGAAGCCGCGGGCATGGTCTTCACCAACGAAGTGGTCGACACTTACGAACTGGCCTCGGTGCTCATGCCCTCGGCCAGCCGTTACGGCCTGGGCGCGCTGGGGCACGCGCTGGGCATTCCCTTTCAAGCCACCCATCGAGCCTTAGACGACGCCCGTGTCAACGCGCACCTTTACCTGCGCCTGGCCGAAATGATCGACGACCTGCCGCTGCCGCTGCTCGCCAACATCGTCGAAATGGGGGTGGATGCCGCCTGGCTGGGTACATGGCCGTTCCAGCAAGTGCTGATGCGCCGCACCCGCGCGGGGGAACGCCCGCCCAAAAGCGCTCCTTCCCTGTGGCAACCCGAACCGCTCCAGGTCGCCCCCGGCGCTCGCGAAGCCACCACCGAGGGGGGGCTGGATGCCAGCGCGGTGACGGCGTTGTTGGAACCGGGCGGCGCGCTGGAGCAACGCTTCCCCCAGTTTGAGCACCGGCAGCACCAGGTGCAGATGGCTCAAGCCGTCAGCGAAGCCTTCGACCGCCGACGCCACCTGATTGTGGAAGCCGGCACCGGCACCGGCAAGTCGCTGGCCTACCTGCTGCCTGCGGCGGCCTTCGCGTGGCAACACAACACCCGCGTGGTCATCTCTACCAACACCAAAAACCTGCAAGACCAACTCATTCAAAAAGACATTCCGCTGGTGCAAGAAGTGCTGGGCAAGCCCTTGCAGGCCGCCGTGCTGAAAGGGCGCGCCAACTACCTTTGCCCCCACCGTCTGCACGCGTTGCTCAACAAGCGTCAGAAAACGCCCGAAGAGGCACGGGTGCTCGCCAAGGTGCTGGTGTGGCTGCACGGAGGCGGCAGCGGCGACCGCGCGGAAATCAACCTGCGCGGCGCAGCCGAAAATGCCGTGTGGCAGCGCATTTCCGCCGATGCCCCTGCCTGCACGGCCGACAACTGCATGCGTTACAGCAGCGGCCAGTGTCCTTTCCAGCGGGCGCGCACCGCGGCCGAGCACGCCCACCTGCTGGTGGTCAACCACGCCCTGCTGCTCAGCGATGCCGCCACCGGTAACCGCGTGCTGCCCGAATACAACTACCTCATCGTCGACGAAGCCCACCACCTGGAAAGCGCCCTCACACACGCCCTGGGCTTCGAAATCACGCGCGAAGACCTGCGCCGTATGCTCTCAGAACTGGGTGGCCCGCGGGCCGGTCTGCTGGGGGCGCTCGCCGCGCAGGCTCGCGGCTGGCCGCTCGCAGTGCGCGAAGAAATCATGGCCAGCATCGACGACATCACCAGCCGCGCCTTCGTACTTCAGGAAGCCCTCAACGACACCTTCCGCGCCCTCGCCGACTTTATGGAAGAAGCCCGCGAAGGCCGCCCCTTGGGGCAATATGCCCAGCAAGTGCGCCTCACCCCCGCCATGCGCAGCCAACCCCAGTGGGAAGCCGTGGAAATCGCCTGGGACGACGCGTCTCGCGCTCTCGCCAACCTCAACCGCGCTCTGCACAACCTGCGCGAGGCTCTGGCTTCCGGCCGGGTGCCTTCCGATGAAAAGACCCTCGACTTAGCCAACGAACTCGCCAACATCCGCCAGCGGCTGGAAGAAAGCGGGCAAATGTTGCACACCCTGATTGCCGCGCCGGAAGACAACATGGTCTATTGGGCGGAACTGCGCCCGCGGGGGCGGTGGCTGGCCCTGCACGGCGCGCCGTTGGAAGTGGGCGAGGGCATCCGCAAGCACATCTGGGAGAAGAAGGAAACCGTGGTGCTCACCTCGGCCACACTGACCACCGGCGGCGAAATGGATTACCTGCGCCAGCGGCTTGCTGCCGAAGATGCCGACGAACTCATCCTCGGTTCGCCTTTCGACTACGAACACGCCGCCCTGTTGTACGTCGTCAACGACATCCCCGAGCCGAACCGTCCTGGCTACCAGCAGGCCGTAGAACGCACCCTGACCCACCTCGCCAAAGCCACGCGCGGGCGCATGATGGCGCTTTTCACCTCCTACGCCCAGTTGCAACGCACCGCTCGCGCCATTCGCCCTGCGCTGGAAGAAGCCGGGCTGGCCGTGTACGAACAAGGCGGCGGCGCCTCTCCCCAGGCGCTGCTCGAAGATTTTCGCACCAGCGACGGCGCCGTGCTGCTGGGCACCCGCTCGTTTTGGGAAGGCGTGGACATTCCCGGCGAGGCGCTTTCGGTGCTCGTCATTGTCAAACTTCCCTTTGCCGTGCCCAGCGACCCGCTGGTGGCCGCCCGCGCCGAAACGTTCGAAGACCCTTTCAACGAATACCAGCTCCCGGAAGCCATTCTGGCCTTTCGACAAGGGTTTGGGCGGCTCATCCGCACCAAAACCGACCGCGGGGTGGTGGTGGTGTTAGACAAACGCTTGCTTAGCCGTCGCTATGGCCAGGTTTTCTTGGATTCCTTGCCGCCGTGCACCCGGCATCAGGGCCCCATGCACCGGCTGCCGGCCGTGGCTTCCCGCTGGCTGGCGCGAGGCATCCCCGAAACCAAGGGGGGCGGGGAATGA
- a CDS encoding L-lactate permease produces MAFLLASLPILVILGLMIGKRWGASRAGGAGYLTALAVAVGYFGAGPRLLAYAHAKALFLTLDVLLIVWAAFLLYRVADEAGAIETIGRALPGLTADRGMQALLLAWAFASFLQGVGGFGVPVAVTAPLLVGLGFSPLTAVVAPSVGHAWAVSFGSLATSFQALMAATGLPGTLLAPPTATFLGLSGLLVGLMVAHTAGGWEAVKRLWPTVLVMGAVMGGTQYLLATHHLWNIGALGGGLAGLLVGVLLAMRQPAAAPSPASPAAESAPRPDNRTLFIALSGYLALVVITLTVQLVHPVRAFLESLLVIQVPFPAVKTARGFVTPAGLGRKIPLFRHAGAVLFYSAVVAYLFYRRAGWYRPGALKRIAGGTVRRVMGSSVGIASMVAMAMVMQHAGMTETLARGLADAVGRAYPLVAPWVGALGAFMTGSNTNSNVVFAALQQRTADLLGYSVAVILAAQSSGGALASVFAPTKVVVGASTTGMAGREGDVMAALGKYILLLVALVSVLTVAALAVGLW; encoded by the coding sequence ATGGCTTTCCTCTTAGCATCGCTGCCCATTCTGGTCATCCTGGGGTTGATGATCGGCAAGCGGTGGGGAGCATCCCGCGCGGGAGGCGCTGGCTACCTCACTGCTTTGGCCGTGGCGGTGGGCTACTTTGGCGCCGGGCCGCGCCTGCTGGCCTACGCCCACGCCAAAGCCCTCTTTCTGACGCTGGATGTGCTGCTCATCGTGTGGGCGGCCTTCCTGCTCTACCGTGTGGCCGACGAGGCAGGCGCGATCGAAACCATTGGGCGCGCGCTGCCCGGCCTGACCGCCGATCGCGGGATGCAGGCGCTGCTGCTGGCATGGGCCTTTGCCTCGTTCTTGCAAGGCGTGGGCGGGTTCGGCGTGCCGGTGGCCGTGACCGCACCGCTGCTGGTGGGGCTGGGGTTCTCGCCCCTCACGGCGGTGGTCGCGCCCTCGGTGGGGCACGCGTGGGCTGTCAGTTTCGGCTCGCTGGCCACCTCGTTCCAGGCGCTCATGGCCGCCACCGGCCTTCCGGGCACGCTGCTGGCACCACCCACGGCCACCTTTTTGGGGCTTTCCGGCCTGCTGGTGGGGCTGATGGTGGCCCATACAGCCGGAGGGTGGGAAGCCGTCAAACGGCTGTGGCCGACCGTGCTGGTGATGGGCGCGGTGATGGGCGGCACGCAATACCTGCTGGCAACGCACCACCTCTGGAACATCGGCGCGTTGGGGGGCGGACTGGCGGGGTTGCTGGTGGGCGTGTTGCTCGCCATGCGGCAGCCCGCGGCTGCGCCTTCCCCCGCTTCTCCTGCAGCGGAAAGCGCCCCCCGCCCCGACAACCGCACGCTCTTCATCGCGCTCTCCGGCTACCTCGCGCTGGTGGTCATCACCCTCACCGTCCAACTGGTGCACCCTGTGCGGGCTTTCCTGGAAAGCCTGCTGGTGATTCAAGTGCCCTTCCCTGCTGTGAAGACCGCCCGTGGCTTCGTGACCCCGGCTGGCCTGGGCCGGAAAATCCCGCTTTTTCGGCACGCAGGGGCGGTGCTGTTTTATTCGGCGGTGGTGGCTTACCTGTTCTACCGCCGGGCGGGCTGGTACCGGCCCGGTGCGCTGAAGCGCATCGCCGGCGGCACGGTGCGCCGGGTCATGGGTTCCAGCGTGGGCATTGCCTCGATGGTCGCGATGGCGATGGTGATGCAGCACGCCGGCATGACCGAGACCCTGGCCCGCGGCCTGGCCGACGCGGTCGGGCGCGCCTACCCGCTGGTCGCGCCCTGGGTGGGGGCGCTGGGTGCCTTTATGACCGGCAGCAACACCAATTCCAACGTCGTCTTTGCCGCGTTGCAACAGCGCACCGCCGACCTGCTGGGGTATAGTGTCGCGGTCATTCTGGCCGCCCAGAGCAGCGGCGGCGCGCTGGCGTCGGTGTTCGCCCCCACCAAAGTCGTGGTCGGCGCCAGCACCACCGGCATGGCCGGGCGGGAAGGCGACGTCATGGCCGCGTTGGGCAAATACATCCTGCTGCTGGTGGCCCTGGTCAGCGTTCTCACAGTCGCGGCGCTGGCCGTGGGCCTGTGGTAG
- a CDS encoding MFS transporter — translation MVNRSGSMKQRNPVLWVLFLGVLMAALDIAIIGPALPAIRDGFHTTDRAVVWVFTTYLLFNLIGTPLMAKLSDRLGRRDVYIADVLLFVFGSVVVALAPSLTWVVVGRGIQGFGAGGIFPVASAVIGDTFPPERRGRALGIIGSVFGVAFLIGPVLAGVVLKFFSWHMLFWGPVPFALLLIPAAWRWLPATGKAGNGKADWQGMLLLAALLSSLAYALNQLDAADLAASLRSPRVMGFLLLGVVLLPVLAWVERRASDPIIHPRLFGGRQLVLANTLAFGAGVIEGSMVFIPALLVAAFGVTESKASFMLLPVVATLSIGAPLFGHGLDKVGSRWVIMLGTALAAVGTAMLGFVHLSTAVFYVAAGLIGFGLSALLGAPLRYIMLAEAPAEERASAQALISVMTKVGQMMTGAVVGAVAASMGGGVRGYAASFRVLGGIAVVLFLLSLLLKNREAEQAAQRQTV, via the coding sequence ATGGTAAACAGGAGCGGGTCAATGAAACAACGCAATCCGGTATTGTGGGTGCTTTTTCTTGGGGTGTTGATGGCGGCGCTGGATATCGCCATCATTGGCCCGGCATTACCTGCGATTCGCGACGGCTTCCACACGACCGACCGCGCGGTAGTGTGGGTTTTTACTACTTACCTGCTTTTCAACCTCATCGGAACGCCCCTGATGGCGAAACTTTCCGACCGGCTGGGGCGGCGCGATGTGTATATTGCCGATGTCTTGTTGTTCGTGTTCGGTTCCGTGGTGGTGGCGCTGGCTCCTTCGCTGACGTGGGTGGTAGTGGGGCGTGGCATCCAGGGCTTTGGGGCGGGGGGCATCTTCCCGGTGGCCTCGGCAGTGATTGGCGACACCTTCCCGCCGGAACGCCGCGGCCGCGCGTTAGGCATCATCGGCTCGGTGTTTGGGGTGGCCTTCTTGATTGGGCCGGTGCTGGCGGGGGTGGTGCTCAAGTTCTTCTCGTGGCACATGCTCTTCTGGGGGCCCGTGCCGTTCGCACTGTTGCTGATACCCGCCGCATGGCGTTGGCTGCCTGCCACGGGCAAAGCGGGCAACGGGAAAGCCGACTGGCAGGGCATGTTGCTGCTGGCGGCCTTGCTCAGCAGCCTGGCTTATGCGCTCAACCAACTCGACGCTGCCGACCTGGCCGCCAGCCTGCGCTCGCCCCGCGTGATGGGCTTTTTGCTGTTGGGGGTGGTGCTGTTGCCGGTGCTGGCGTGGGTGGAACGCCGTGCTTCTGACCCCATCATCCACCCGCGGTTGTTCGGCGGCCGTCAACTGGTGCTGGCCAATACCCTGGCTTTTGGAGCGGGCGTGATCGAGGGAAGTATGGTGTTCATCCCCGCGCTGCTGGTGGCGGCCTTTGGGGTTACTGAATCGAAGGCCAGTTTCATGCTGCTGCCGGTGGTGGCCACACTTTCCATCGGCGCGCCGCTTTTTGGGCACGGCCTGGACAAGGTCGGCTCCCGCTGGGTCATCATGTTGGGCACGGCACTGGCGGCGGTGGGCACAGCCATGTTAGGCTTCGTGCATCTGAGCACGGCAGTGTTCTACGTGGCGGCGGGTTTAATCGGCTTTGGGCTTTCGGCGCTGTTGGGGGCACCGTTGCGCTACATCATGCTGGCGGAAGCCCCGGCCGAAGAGCGCGCCTCGGCCCAGGCACTGATTTCGGTGATGACCAAAGTGGGGCAGATGATGACCGGCGCGGTGGTCGGCGCTGTGGCAGCCAGCATGGGCGGCGGCGTGCGAGGTTACGCCGCTTCGTTCCGGGTGCTGGGCGGCATTGCCGTGGTGCTCTTCTTGCTTTCCCTGCTGCTCAAGAACCGGGAAGCCGAGCAAGCCGCCCAACGTCAAACGGTCTGA
- a CDS encoding uracil phosphoribosyltransferase, which yields MENVFPSRHPLVAHKLTLLRDKRTDPQTFRALVREIATLLTYEATADLPTHPKPVETPLASMTGTAVSDTIGLVPILRAGLGMVEGVWNLLPGAQVWHIGLYRDERTLRPVEYYNKLPVAPTVTLCLVLDPMLATGGSAVATVDILKRWGVKRIKFMGIIGAPEGIAHMQERHPDVPIHLAAIDERLNENGYILPGLGDAGDRQFGTG from the coding sequence ATGGAGAATGTTTTCCCTTCCCGGCATCCTTTGGTCGCGCACAAACTCACCTTGCTGCGCGACAAACGCACCGACCCCCAAACCTTCCGGGCGCTGGTGCGCGAAATCGCCACCCTGCTGACCTACGAAGCCACCGCCGACCTGCCCACCCATCCCAAACCGGTGGAAACGCCCCTTGCTTCCATGACCGGCACAGCCGTGAGCGACACCATTGGCCTGGTGCCGATTTTGCGCGCCGGGCTGGGGATGGTAGAAGGTGTGTGGAACCTGCTCCCCGGCGCACAGGTGTGGCACATTGGGCTCTATCGCGATGAGCGCACCTTGCGGCCTGTGGAATACTACAACAAATTGCCCGTTGCCCCTACCGTGACCCTCTGCCTGGTGCTCGACCCCATGCTGGCGACCGGCGGCTCGGCAGTGGCGACAGTGGACATCCTCAAGCGCTGGGGCGTCAAGCGCATCAAGTTCATGGGTATCATCGGTGCGCCGGAAGGCATCGCCCACATGCAGGAACGCCACCCCGACGTGCCTATTCACCTGGCGGCCATCGACGAGCGGCTGAACGAAAACGGCTACATCCTGCCCGGCCTCGGCGACGCCGGCGACCGGCAATTCGGCACCGGCTGA